The following coding sequences are from one Musa acuminata AAA Group cultivar baxijiao chromosome BXJ1-6, Cavendish_Baxijiao_AAA, whole genome shotgun sequence window:
- the LOC135677547 gene encoding dof zinc finger protein 1-like — protein MEQQQQLQKRQRSQQPPLVPCARCGSSDTKFCYFNNYNTSQPRYYCRTCKRHWTHGGTLRNVPEGGSSKKSKLKSSASSSSSPSLKLPQAQAMVDQMAAVAVGTSTNPDRAAMPPPLLYGGGARAAGWGGILGDEPALPAFNSGGLDGDFGPSNPATTPSGFNLLQQLVQQPRLTLALHRNLFMFQQQMNAPAFATAAPAIVAADAAATTEESNQNYHNNSRMSNMSGAPHPPPSSSSM, from the coding sequence atggagcagcagcagcagctacagAAAAGGCAACGCTCGCAGCAGCCGCCGCTAGTGCCGTGCGCGAGGTGCGGTTCCAGcgacaccaagttctgctacttcaACAACTACAACACTTCGCAGCCGAGGTACTACTGCAGGACCTGCAAGCGCCACTGGACGCACGGCGGCACCCTCCGCAACGTCCCCGAAGGCGGTAGCTCCAAGAAGAGCAAGCTCAAATCAtcggcgtcgtcgtcgtcatcgccaTCCCTGAAGCTTCCTCAAGCGCAAGCGATGGTCGACCAGATGGCAGCCGTTGCGGTTGGTACCAGCACCAACCCGGACCGTGCTGCCATGCCGCCGCCGTTACTCTACGGCGGCGGAGCGAGAGCAGCCGGGTGGGGAGGTATTTTGGGAGATGAGCCCGCTCTTCCGGCCTTCAATTCCGGCGGCTTGGACGGCGACTTTGGCCCGTCGAATCCTGCGACGACGCCGTCGGGATTCAATCTCTTGCAGCAGCTGGTGCAGCAACCCCGCTTGACTCTGGCTCTGCACCGAAACCTGTTCATGTTCCAACAGCAAATGAATGCTCCCGCGTTTGCCACTGCAGCTCCCGCCATTGTTGCGGCAGATGCGGCTGCTACAACCGAAGAGAGCAATCAGAACTATCACAACAACAGCAGGATGTCCAACATGTCAGGCGCCCCTCACCCTCCTCCATCCTCATCTTCCATGTGA